In one window of Acetonema longum DSM 6540 DNA:
- a CDS encoding 4Fe-4S binding protein — protein sequence MTRSVSRETLRLAVQSLFLAFFLWLFSSLSYPLGPEGPIYQWFSRLDPWSLFNWLRWHWSVPFWAWVPLGALLVALLKGKRFCSWLCPMGAILALTDRLGRVMGASRLLRIKIEVWNILEPLRYYWLLLLVALFLLGSNALLLLTPFALLSHESMRAVQGFMPWILIGIMAVTLIFSRIWCGVICPTGLLLSLVSQLRFISFPIGKKKIDQRKY from the coding sequence ATGACTAGGTCAGTGTCGCGGGAAACTCTACGGTTAGCGGTTCAGTCTCTATTCCTGGCTTTTTTCTTATGGTTATTCAGCAGCTTATCCTACCCTCTCGGGCCGGAGGGGCCGATTTATCAATGGTTTTCCCGCCTGGACCCTTGGTCTTTGTTTAACTGGCTGCGCTGGCACTGGAGCGTTCCGTTCTGGGCCTGGGTGCCTCTGGGCGCGTTGCTGGTAGCGCTGCTGAAGGGAAAGCGGTTTTGTTCCTGGCTTTGTCCCATGGGTGCCATACTGGCTTTGACCGATCGTTTGGGAAGGGTCATGGGGGCAAGCCGTTTGTTACGGATAAAAATTGAAGTTTGGAATATCCTGGAACCCTTGCGGTATTATTGGCTGCTGTTGCTGGTAGCTCTATTTCTGCTGGGATCAAACGCACTTTTATTACTTACGCCCTTTGCTCTGCTGAGTCATGAGAGCATGAGGGCAGTGCAAGGGTTTATGCCCTGGATCTTAATCGGAATTATGGCCGTCACGCTGATCTTCTCCCGCATCTGGTGCGGCGTCATCTGCCCTACCGGATTACTGCTGTCATTAGTATCTCAGCTGCGGTTTATCTCTTTTCCCATTGGTAAGAAGAAGATTGACCAACGAAAATACTA
- a CDS encoding cytochrome ubiquinol oxidase subunit I, whose product MDNTALILARLQFGFTLTYHFWFVGLTLGLSVLVAIMETQYIRTHDPSYKTMAKFWGRLFLVNYAMGIVTGLVNEFQFGMNWSEYSRFTGSVFGPPLAFEALTAFFVESVAIGIWVYGWDKVSRQAHLALIWLVALASNYSAFWILSANSFMQHPVGYAVNNGRLELNDLTAMITNPYLFYQYSHTVLSGLVLSGYFVMSISAYYLRRREHTGLFLQSFKSGLVCAMIATVLVIVTGHFYNQYLAYTQPMKLAASEALWQTTEPAPFLVFAIIDQNSGRNTYELALPAGLSVLAYNTPHAPVKGMNALQAELAERHGPGYYIPAVTILFWSFRGMVGIGFWLVFLAALNCWYWRKQQLDSSPALLKVTMWSLPLPYLAVTMGWMMTEMGRQPWIVYGLLLTEKGVSKVVPAASVWISFITYVVVYTGISLAALYIIRKIILEGPGNLQKQDR is encoded by the coding sequence ATGGATAATACAGCTTTGATTTTGGCAAGACTACAATTTGGATTTACACTAACCTATCATTTTTGGTTTGTGGGTCTTACCCTCGGGCTTTCAGTATTAGTAGCAATTATGGAAACTCAGTATATAAGGACCCATGACCCCAGTTACAAAACCATGGCAAAGTTTTGGGGCCGGTTGTTTTTGGTCAATTATGCCATGGGCATTGTCACCGGCCTCGTGAACGAATTCCAGTTCGGGATGAACTGGTCAGAATACTCCCGGTTTACGGGAAGCGTCTTTGGGCCGCCCTTGGCGTTTGAGGCTTTAACCGCATTTTTCGTGGAATCGGTGGCCATTGGGATATGGGTTTACGGCTGGGATAAGGTCTCCCGGCAAGCTCATCTTGCCCTTATCTGGCTTGTGGCGTTGGCCAGCAATTATTCGGCGTTCTGGATTTTGTCGGCCAATTCCTTTATGCAGCATCCGGTAGGATACGCAGTTAATAACGGGCGCCTGGAGCTTAACGATCTGACGGCGATGATCACCAATCCGTATCTCTTCTACCAGTATTCCCATACCGTTCTATCCGGGTTGGTCCTGTCTGGATATTTTGTTATGTCGATCAGCGCTTACTATTTGCGCCGCAGGGAACATACAGGCTTGTTCCTGCAGTCCTTCAAGTCGGGTCTGGTGTGTGCCATGATTGCGACTGTTTTAGTCATTGTTACCGGACATTTTTACAACCAGTATCTGGCCTATACCCAGCCCATGAAGCTGGCGGCTTCAGAGGCGCTGTGGCAAACTACCGAGCCGGCTCCCTTCCTTGTTTTCGCCATTATCGACCAGAACAGCGGCAGGAACACTTATGAGTTAGCGCTGCCGGCGGGGCTTTCAGTCCTGGCTTACAACACTCCGCACGCCCCGGTGAAAGGAATGAATGCCTTACAAGCCGAGTTGGCAGAGCGGCACGGTCCGGGGTATTATATACCGGCAGTGACGATTTTATTTTGGAGCTTCCGCGGCATGGTCGGCATCGGCTTCTGGCTGGTTTTCCTTGCCGCTCTCAATTGCTGGTATTGGCGGAAACAACAGCTTGATTCCAGCCCGGCCCTGTTAAAAGTCACGATGTGGAGCCTGCCGTTACCCTATCTGGCCGTCACCATGGGCTGGATGATGACCGAAATGGGCCGACAGCCCTGGATTGTTTACGGGCTGCTGCTGACCGAGAAAGGCGTTTCGAAAGTTGTGCCGGCGGCGAGTGTATGGATATCTTTTATTACGTACGTGGTGGTATATACTGGCATTAGCCTGGCAGCACTTTATATTATTCGCAAAATAATTCTTGAAGGCCCTGGCAACCTACAGAAACAGGACAGGTGA
- the cydB gene encoding cytochrome d ubiquinol oxidase subunit II, which produces MDLNTVCFGMFGFLFLGYLLLEGFDYGAGMLLPFIGNSDSEKQAILRTLAPVWEGNEVWLIAAGAVLFAGFPHVYATLFSGLYFALLLILVTLILRGIAFEFRDKDNNRQWRTFWDWAIFFGSMVPAFFWGIAITNLLAGLPIDHEMQYAGSFGDLLNLYSLTGGLVFLLLFLLHGSIYLTLRVDHYLVPQVRKIGLITGKYAVLVSAGFIILSFLYTDLAAKLVPVMAVAALLLSLIYCCRCLQKKQYALSFLCSTAAIVSAVLAIFVSLFPRVIVSSLSPDWSLTVYNSASNILTLKIMTITMSIVLPLVLAFEVWKYHIFRDRINIINPDGESQRLLWAQLHGQLMQFIAHAADLAVIMKKGGTIMESNVIKSNEALKARMIHQLQESRELLRRGRRLASAFAKLIRLLKK; this is translated from the coding sequence ATGGATTTAAACACAGTATGTTTTGGCATGTTCGGTTTTTTATTCCTGGGATATTTGCTATTGGAAGGCTTTGATTATGGCGCCGGCATGCTTCTTCCTTTCATCGGAAATTCAGACAGCGAGAAACAAGCCATACTCCGGACTCTGGCCCCGGTATGGGAAGGAAACGAAGTATGGCTCATCGCCGCCGGTGCAGTACTGTTCGCCGGCTTTCCGCACGTCTATGCCACTTTATTTTCCGGTTTATATTTTGCCCTGCTGCTCATCCTCGTGACCTTGATTTTGCGTGGCATAGCCTTTGAATTTCGTGATAAGGACAACAACCGGCAATGGCGGACATTTTGGGATTGGGCGATATTTTTTGGCAGTATGGTGCCCGCTTTTTTTTGGGGAATCGCCATTACTAACCTTCTTGCCGGTCTGCCAATTGATCATGAAATGCAATATGCAGGTTCTTTCGGCGATTTGCTAAATTTATATTCCTTGACAGGCGGCCTGGTCTTCCTGCTCTTGTTCCTGCTGCACGGATCGATTTACCTTACCTTGCGGGTGGATCATTATTTGGTGCCGCAGGTCAGAAAAATCGGCCTGATTACCGGCAAGTACGCGGTACTTGTATCCGCGGGATTTATCATCCTGTCCTTCCTGTACACGGATTTGGCAGCAAAGCTTGTTCCCGTTATGGCTGTGGCCGCATTGTTATTATCATTGATTTACTGCTGCCGTTGTTTGCAGAAAAAGCAATATGCATTAAGTTTTCTGTGCAGTACCGCTGCTATTGTTTCTGCTGTTTTGGCTATCTTCGTCAGCCTGTTTCCCAGGGTTATCGTGTCCAGCCTGAGCCCGGACTGGAGCCTTACCGTTTACAACTCGGCTTCTAACATCTTAACTTTGAAAATCATGACTATCACCATGTCAATCGTGCTGCCGCTTGTGCTCGCATTTGAGGTTTGGAAATATCATATATTCAGGGACCGGATAAATATCATTAACCCCGATGGTGAATCGCAGCGGCTACTGTGGGCGCAGCTGCATGGACAATTAATGCAATTCATTGCCCATGCAGCTGATCTCGCCGTCATTATGAAAAAAGGGGGAACAATCATGGAAAGCAACGTAATAAAATCAAATGAAGCATTAAAGGCAAGAATGATCCATCAACTGCAGGAATCCAGGGAGTTACTGCGGCGTGGCCGACGTTTGGCAAGCGCCTTTGCCAAGCTGATAAGACTGCTAAAAAAATAA